A portion of the Paenibacillus hamazuiensis genome contains these proteins:
- a CDS encoding ABC transporter substrate-binding protein — translation MVKKLSLIASALALLTTSACAPESSAPPGDKAQPSGKSAAEQITVTWWDYMNSDAMVGALNKVIDDYQKSHPNVKIERTYVPFGDLKNKLLLGSAAGQLPDIVWLDNPDHQAFAAAGVLADITQEVKEWGQADQYYKGPWSSTVYKDKNYGIPNSSNNLALFYNEDMLNAAGVKPPTNWNELKDAAKKLTKPGVYGFAASAIRNEQGTFQFLPFVWQAGADLTNFNSPGTVEAVKLWKEMIDNGSMSKEVIGQDQQATMLQFVAGNVAMMVNGTWQIPPLQKDAKFKWGIVPLPVNKQGGTILGGENWAITSTTKHKDVAWDIVKFAQQPEYLKAFLKAAGRLPSRKDLIKDPIWQEDKLMKIFADTMDVAKARAYGPNYPKISDAVQEMLQQVLSGYKSPEDAVKETDAKIKPLLQ, via the coding sequence TTGGTTAAAAAGCTAAGCCTCATCGCGTCGGCTCTTGCCCTGCTGACGACGTCCGCCTGCGCGCCCGAATCGTCTGCGCCGCCCGGGGATAAGGCGCAGCCCTCAGGCAAATCCGCGGCCGAGCAGATCACGGTCACCTGGTGGGATTACATGAATTCCGATGCGATGGTCGGCGCCTTGAACAAAGTGATCGACGATTACCAGAAGTCGCACCCGAACGTAAAGATCGAAAGAACGTACGTACCGTTCGGAGATTTGAAAAACAAGCTGCTGCTCGGCTCCGCCGCGGGTCAGCTGCCCGATATCGTATGGCTGGACAACCCGGATCATCAGGCGTTTGCCGCCGCCGGCGTGCTCGCCGATATTACGCAGGAGGTCAAGGAGTGGGGGCAAGCGGACCAATATTACAAAGGTCCCTGGTCGTCCACGGTGTATAAGGACAAAAATTACGGCATCCCGAACAGCAGCAATAATCTGGCCTTGTTTTACAACGAGGATATGCTGAATGCGGCAGGCGTCAAGCCGCCAACCAACTGGAACGAGCTGAAGGATGCCGCAAAGAAGCTGACCAAGCCGGGCGTGTACGGATTCGCCGCTTCCGCCATTCGAAACGAGCAGGGGACCTTTCAGTTCCTCCCCTTTGTCTGGCAGGCCGGGGCCGATTTGACAAACTTCAACAGTCCGGGCACGGTCGAAGCGGTCAAGCTGTGGAAAGAGATGATTGACAACGGATCGATGTCCAAAGAGGTGATAGGGCAGGATCAACAGGCGACGATGCTTCAGTTCGTTGCCGGCAACGTGGCGATGATGGTCAACGGAACGTGGCAAATTCCGCCGCTGCAGAAGGACGCCAAATTCAAATGGGGCATTGTGCCGCTTCCGGTGAACAAGCAGGGAGGCACGATTTTGGGCGGGGAAAATTGGGCGATCACTTCGACGACAAAACACAAGGACGTAGCTTGGGATATCGTCAAATTCGCCCAGCAGCCGGAATATTTGAAGGCGTTTCTGAAGGCGGCGGGACGGCTGCCGAGCCGGAAAGATCTGATCAAGGACCCGATCTGGCAGGAAGACAAATTAATGAAAATATTCGCCGATACGATGGACGTAGCCAAGGCGAGGGCATACGGCCCCAATTATCCGAAAATTTCCGATGCCGTGCAGGAGATGCTTCAGCAGGTGCTGTCCGGGTACAAATCGCCGGAAGATGCCGTCAAAGAAACCGATGCGAAAATAAAACCGCTCTTGCAATAA
- a CDS encoding carbohydrate ABC transporter permease, producing the protein MLYRKTSTGEAGFQVFNYSFLAFIAFLMIYPFWELLIVSVSPAVEASKIGLKLIPRGFTLEAYRMVFESKLIVYGYFNSIFRTVVGTSITVFLCFLTAYPLAKKMLPARNAFTVYYLIPMFFSGGLVPNFLLIKSLGLLDTIWALIIPTLLSTFQILIMRNFIMSLPESLEESALVDGAGFFTILLRIVIPLSMPIFATVALWEAVAHWNSWFDAMIYTRSNRNVVLQLLLRRVLIEHNNEGITDSLQGDEGVVTKTVEAATVLVTIGPVILMYPFLQKYFIKGVLIGSLKG; encoded by the coding sequence ATGCTGTACAGAAAAACGTCGACAGGCGAAGCCGGCTTTCAGGTTTTCAATTACAGTTTTTTGGCGTTCATTGCTTTTTTAATGATCTACCCGTTTTGGGAGCTGCTCATTGTTTCCGTCAGTCCTGCCGTAGAGGCGTCAAAAATCGGTCTAAAGCTGATTCCGCGAGGGTTTACTCTCGAAGCTTATCGGATGGTGTTCGAATCGAAGCTGATAGTCTATGGATACTTCAATTCGATCTTTCGTACCGTCGTCGGAACTTCGATCACCGTATTTTTATGTTTTCTTACGGCTTATCCGTTGGCCAAAAAGATGCTGCCCGCCCGCAACGCATTTACGGTTTATTACTTGATTCCGATGTTTTTCAGCGGCGGTCTTGTGCCGAATTTCCTGCTCATCAAAAGCCTTGGTCTGCTCGATACGATCTGGGCGCTGATCATCCCGACGCTGCTCAGCACGTTTCAAATTTTGATCATGCGAAATTTTATCATGTCGCTTCCCGAGTCGCTGGAGGAATCGGCGCTTGTAGACGGGGCAGGTTTCTTTACCATCCTTTTGAGGATCGTTATTCCGCTATCTATGCCGATTTTCGCGACAGTCGCTTTGTGGGAGGCCGTGGCACACTGGAATTCCTGGTTTGATGCGATGATTTACACGCGGTCGAATCGGAACGTGGTGCTTCAGCTGCTTTTGCGGAGAGTGCTCATCGAGCATAACAATGAGGGGATTACGGACAGCCTGCAAGGCGACGAAGGGGTCGTTACGAAAACGGTAGAGGCTGCGACGGTTCTTGTAACGATCGGGCCGGTCATTCTGATGTACCCGTTTTTGCAAAAATATTTTATCAAAGGTGTCCTTATTGGTTCCTTGAAAGGATAA
- a CDS encoding sugar phosphate isomerase/epimerase family protein, giving the protein MRLSTMTSFFGRRLDGGYTPISESMRRCRTAGFQVLDVSFCHAIFGKTELVKDDWEKQMYEIRNEAESLGIEFSQSHPVFLPGHPEDHPADKRQLYREMMERSIIASSILGVKWAALHPIEAKKTEAAFDLEANIKANFEHFAPVVELAIKHNVGVAFENMIERASSKRRFCSHAGELAALVDAYNDRAVGACWDFGHGNFLYKDQRFALRTLGGRLKSTHVNDNYGQEDEHMFPFHGNVDWAAIMPVLTEIGYEGDFSFETHNEFDRLPESIKDTLAKTGYEIGMYCLSLA; this is encoded by the coding sequence GTGAGATTATCGACGATGACGAGTTTTTTCGGCAGGAGATTGGATGGAGGGTATACTCCTATTAGCGAATCCATGCGGCGCTGCAGAACTGCAGGCTTTCAAGTGCTCGACGTAAGTTTTTGCCATGCGATTTTTGGAAAGACGGAGCTTGTGAAGGATGATTGGGAGAAGCAAATGTATGAAATTCGTAACGAGGCCGAATCGCTTGGTATCGAATTTTCGCAATCGCACCCTGTGTTTTTGCCCGGACATCCCGAGGATCATCCGGCTGACAAACGGCAACTGTACCGTGAAATGATGGAACGATCCATTATTGCAAGCTCCATTCTCGGCGTCAAGTGGGCCGCTTTGCATCCGATCGAAGCGAAAAAGACCGAAGCGGCATTCGACCTCGAAGCGAATATAAAGGCAAACTTCGAGCATTTCGCTCCCGTGGTGGAGCTCGCGATTAAACATAATGTCGGAGTTGCTTTCGAAAATATGATCGAACGCGCTTCTTCGAAACGGCGGTTTTGCAGTCATGCCGGCGAGCTGGCCGCGCTGGTTGACGCCTATAATGACCGCGCCGTCGGCGCATGCTGGGATTTCGGGCACGGCAATTTCTTGTACAAGGATCAACGTTTTGCGCTTCGCACGCTCGGCGGGCGGCTGAAATCGACTCACGTAAACGACAATTACGGACAGGAAGACGAGCATATGTTTCCGTTTCACGGCAATGTCGATTGGGCTGCTATTATGCCGGTGCTGACCGAAATCGGGTATGAAGGGGACTTCTCGTTCGAGACTCACAATGAGTTCGACCGGTTGCCGGAATCCATCAAGGATACGCTGGCAAAGACCGGTTATGAAATCGGGATGTACTGCCTGTCGTTGGCTTGA
- a CDS encoding LacI family DNA-binding transcriptional regulator, translated as MAVTIMDVAKEANVSKSTVSLVMNNSDSVKLETRIRVLEAIRKLGYVPNMAARELTTKIKHILGLVFLTDNTTNKSYRFDAVTETLLYDTFNGISSGMKQTDFGLLSERFSALDANAELPSLLKNNRVDGVFIVGGLFGDEFIKRVQERNIPAVIVGRNYPGIDSVAPDVLDAMYKGTRHLLETGHRHIVFILGPETSPVAQKKLEGIRKALDEAGLPLRADTVKYCDYTGASGYKAMQVLWESGARMDAVFAANDGIAVGAMRYLYERKVRIPEDISIIGYEQSVLTEHSVPALTTIDINKERMGEEALRILLNRISRRKAKTVRLTLAPSLVVRDTVKKR; from the coding sequence ATGGCGGTAACCATAATGGACGTGGCCAAGGAAGCGAATGTATCCAAAAGCACGGTATCGCTGGTCATGAACAACAGTGACTCGGTGAAGCTTGAAACGAGAATCCGCGTGCTGGAGGCGATCCGTAAACTCGGCTATGTTCCTAATATGGCGGCTCGCGAGTTGACCACGAAGATTAAGCATATTCTGGGCCTCGTATTTTTGACGGATAATACAACGAACAAGTCCTATCGATTCGATGCCGTTACGGAAACGCTGCTGTACGACACGTTTAACGGCATCTCATCCGGCATGAAGCAAACCGATTTCGGCCTGCTCAGCGAAAGATTTTCCGCTCTCGATGCGAACGCGGAACTGCCTTCTCTTCTGAAAAACAACCGTGTCGACGGTGTGTTTATTGTGGGAGGACTGTTTGGTGATGAGTTTATAAAACGCGTTCAAGAGCGAAATATCCCGGCTGTTATCGTAGGGAGAAACTATCCGGGCATCGATTCCGTCGCTCCCGACGTGCTGGACGCCATGTATAAAGGGACAAGGCATTTGCTGGAGACCGGGCATCGGCATATCGTGTTTATACTCGGACCCGAAACGAGCCCGGTGGCTCAGAAGAAGCTGGAAGGCATTCGCAAGGCGTTGGATGAAGCCGGTTTGCCGCTTCGGGCGGATACGGTCAAATACTGTGACTATACGGGAGCGTCCGGATACAAGGCGATGCAGGTGTTGTGGGAATCCGGCGCCCGCATGGATGCCGTCTTCGCGGCAAACGACGGGATCGCGGTCGGAGCCATGCGTTATTTATACGAACGCAAGGTGCGCATCCCCGAAGATATTTCGATCATCGGATACGAGCAATCGGTGCTTACCGAGCATTCCGTTCCTGCGCTCACGACGATCGATATCAATAAGGAGCGAATGGGAGAGGAAGCGCTCCGCATATTATTAAATCGGATATCCCGGCGGAAGGCGAAGACGGTAAGGCTTACGCTTGCACCTTCTCTTGTCGTCCGGGACACGGTAAAAAAGCGTTAA
- a CDS encoding ABC transporter permease, protein MKRCIKYKGLLLLLLPSFVWFFIFKYVPMYGVIVAFKDYKPMLGIMESDWAGFKYFERLFTNSQFFTLLKNTLIISTYKLIFVFPAPILLALLLNEVRHERFKKAIQTVTYLPHFISWVVIGGLIQTVLSPTNGVVNYVLGLMGVEPIKFMMIPELFRGIVIAADIWKEAGWGSIVYLAAISGIDQDMYEAAEIDGAGRLRQAVSITLPALAPVIVMMFILRIGNMMDAGFDGIVNLYNPTVYGVADIFDTYAYRVGLIDFNFSYSTAISLFKNVVGLLLLIFASKITKRISGYGIW, encoded by the coding sequence TTGAAACGCTGCATCAAATACAAAGGGCTTTTGCTTTTGCTGCTGCCTTCGTTTGTTTGGTTTTTTATTTTTAAGTATGTTCCCATGTACGGGGTCATTGTTGCTTTTAAAGACTATAAACCGATGTTGGGAATTATGGAGAGCGACTGGGCCGGGTTTAAGTATTTCGAGAGACTTTTTACGAACAGCCAGTTTTTCACGCTGCTCAAGAATACGCTGATCATCAGTACATATAAGCTGATCTTTGTGTTTCCCGCACCCATCCTATTAGCGCTCTTATTGAATGAGGTTCGCCATGAAAGGTTCAAAAAGGCGATTCAAACGGTTACGTACCTGCCTCACTTTATCTCCTGGGTGGTGATTGGCGGATTGATCCAAACGGTGCTTTCCCCGACAAATGGCGTGGTCAACTACGTCTTGGGGCTTATGGGAGTCGAACCGATCAAGTTCATGATGATCCCGGAACTGTTCAGGGGAATCGTTATTGCGGCGGATATTTGGAAGGAAGCCGGATGGGGCAGCATCGTTTATTTGGCGGCTATATCCGGAATCGATCAGGATATGTACGAGGCGGCGGAAATCGACGGAGCGGGAAGGCTGCGTCAGGCGGTCAGCATCACTCTTCCCGCGCTTGCGCCCGTCATCGTCATGATGTTCATCCTGCGGATCGGAAATATGATGGATGCGGGCTTCGACGGCATCGTCAATCTTTATAATCCGACCGTTTACGGCGTCGCCGATATTTTCGATACTTATGCATACCGGGTAGGTCTGATCGATTTTAATTTCAGCTATTCCACCGCAATCAGTTTATTCAAAAATGTCGTCGGCCTTCTCCTTCTGATCTTCGCCAGCAAAATTACGAAACGTATCAGTGGATACGGCATTTGGTGA
- a CDS encoding RNA polymerase sigma factor, whose protein sequence is MEEFIERNERDDEREWIRRVLEGHKEDYAFLVNRYKNKIYGLLRGMGADDQDAQDLTQETFIRAYRKLASHDPGKRFAAWIYAIAANMLKDLQRKKRRSDGPAGSFPELSPRDGPEDALLREEHRRELHVLLQNLPPNYRIVLLLRYTNDLSYEEMSEVLNVPLIKVQNDLYRAKKRLKQLMTTGEAITNAMP, encoded by the coding sequence GTGGAGGAATTTATCGAGCGAAATGAGCGCGATGACGAGAGAGAATGGATACGCCGAGTGCTGGAAGGGCATAAGGAAGATTACGCTTTTCTGGTGAACCGGTACAAAAATAAAATTTACGGGCTTTTGCGGGGGATGGGGGCGGACGATCAGGATGCCCAAGATTTGACTCAAGAAACCTTTATTAGAGCGTATCGCAAGCTGGCTTCGCACGATCCGGGGAAGCGGTTTGCCGCTTGGATTTACGCGATTGCCGCCAACATGCTGAAGGATCTTCAGCGAAAAAAACGCCGCAGCGACGGGCCGGCGGGCTCATTTCCCGAGCTTTCGCCCCGCGACGGTCCCGAGGATGCTCTGCTGCGGGAGGAGCATCGGAGGGAGCTCCACGTTCTGCTGCAAAACCTGCCGCCTAATTACCGGATTGTTCTGCTGCTCCGTTACACGAACGATTTGAGTTATGAAGAGATGAGCGAAGTGCTTAATGTTCCTTTGATCAAAGTTCAAAACGATCTTTACCGCGCCAAAAAAAGATTGAAGCAGCTTATGACAACCGGGGAGGCGATAACCAATGCGATGCCTTAG
- a CDS encoding carbohydrate ABC transporter permease produces MKEKQTYDRKDYITACIAVILTLLFLFPVYWMIVTSLKPMGELFANPPHYIPQQLTFRSYIDNFIKNRSMLGYMANSFIIAAGTMALTLLLAAPAAYGLARLPIRGKAAILILLLATQMLPSIMLAMPLFIVFSKMQLINSFTALITANTTHSLPFAILVLRPYFLSVPGGLEEAALIDGSNKFSAFWRIVLPLVRPGLMTVGAFSFLWGWGDFLFALTLTSKESIRPLTMGLYKFIGQYGTEWNNLMAVATMAAVPIIVIFIVLQKYIVGGLTGGAMKD; encoded by the coding sequence ATGAAGGAAAAACAAACGTACGACCGCAAAGATTACATCACGGCATGCATCGCCGTTATCCTGACGCTTCTGTTTTTGTTTCCCGTCTATTGGATGATCGTCACGTCGCTTAAGCCGATGGGGGAGCTGTTTGCCAACCCTCCCCACTATATCCCGCAGCAGTTGACCTTCCGCTCCTACATCGACAATTTTATCAAAAACCGCTCGATGCTCGGGTATATGGCCAACAGCTTTATTATCGCAGCCGGAACGATGGCCTTGACGCTGCTGCTCGCCGCGCCGGCGGCTTACGGACTCGCCCGGCTGCCGATAAGGGGAAAGGCGGCCATCCTGATTTTGCTGCTCGCCACCCAGATGCTGCCGAGTATCATGCTGGCGATGCCACTGTTTATCGTTTTTTCCAAAATGCAGCTGATCAACAGCTTTACGGCGCTGATCACAGCCAATACGACGCATTCGCTGCCGTTTGCCATATTGGTGTTGAGGCCTTACTTTCTTTCGGTGCCGGGGGGGCTGGAGGAAGCTGCACTGATCGACGGAAGCAATAAATTCAGCGCGTTCTGGCGGATCGTGCTGCCTCTGGTCAGGCCGGGACTTATGACGGTGGGCGCTTTCAGCTTCCTTTGGGGTTGGGGGGACTTCCTGTTCGCCCTGACGCTGACCTCCAAAGAATCGATCCGGCCGCTGACGATGGGACTTTATAAATTTATCGGACAATACGGCACGGAATGGAACAACCTGATGGCTGTCGCCACGATGGCGGCCGTTCCGATCATTGTGATTTTCATCGTCTTGCAAAAATATATCGTCGGAGGTTTGACCGGCGGTGCGATGAAAGATTAA
- a CDS encoding DUF4179 domain-containing protein, with amino-acid sequence MRCLSADEMEDYILETPSPQKQQKALHIDFCPRCLTLYRKRLEEQEILSRQLFEETLPDSFTAKVMAMLALEDREAGKEAGATPETSQVQVGGSAAILTEQEPNCDESDSLGENRRAAEGTAGPLSKGASFWKLALGAVSLLLIAGAAILYAVPTLADTIRSLFTRENADVGLLRMQEFGLVEHPNIMVKDKGYTVKIDEAAADPTRVIVALQLFGPGGKHDRDRLVLTDGNGIFIKDDRGEVVGRMYDMGRTNDFYYLVAFFPEPLQADRITIEGHLVRLGDKMRNIPSIQGDWSFSFAVDMKEAKKQTVVTSLAGSYTTPDGMTVRLKRLTRMVQGVRLEMDTELSEEALARSPGELWKQQGLSFHFEDMQGEEIHSVNTRKSPSKDSLMTQSGIPGDKTGLMHWSYTFKYLPQDSPYKFIFDGYFVSERDDASVQFEPLHLKERPVPFRFDGDELMLRDFTVKSPPDTNSKETEGALHFDGRLRNEDRFSEWILKTPDGRTYTVSKRGASTTEASSWKEGHILMGGPMQGGLYQFRAAGLTQIPDRLQLIRTVVDRRYTNVDWVIPIKEESKGPGKSDK; translated from the coding sequence ATGCGATGCCTTAGCGCGGATGAAATGGAAGATTATATACTGGAAACCCCCTCGCCTCAAAAGCAGCAAAAGGCACTGCATATCGACTTCTGTCCCCGCTGCCTGACCCTTTACAGGAAGCGGCTCGAGGAGCAGGAAATCTTGTCGCGGCAGCTGTTTGAGGAAACTCTGCCTGATTCGTTTACCGCCAAGGTGATGGCGATGCTGGCGTTGGAAGATCGGGAGGCCGGGAAGGAGGCAGGGGCGACGCCGGAAACATCGCAGGTGCAGGTTGGGGGTTCCGCAGCAATTCTCACGGAACAGGAACCAAACTGCGACGAGTCCGATAGCTTGGGAGAAAATCGGCGCGCCGCCGAAGGAACGGCCGGGCCTCTTTCTAAAGGCGCGAGCTTTTGGAAGCTCGCACTTGGAGCCGTTTCGCTGCTCCTGATTGCAGGGGCGGCGATATTGTACGCCGTGCCGACGCTGGCCGATACGATCCGGTCGCTTTTTACGCGGGAAAACGCAGACGTCGGGTTGCTGAGGATGCAGGAGTTCGGCTTGGTCGAGCATCCGAATATTATGGTCAAGGACAAAGGTTATACGGTGAAAATCGATGAAGCGGCGGCGGATCCGACACGTGTCATCGTCGCGCTGCAGTTGTTCGGACCGGGCGGAAAGCATGACAGAGACCGGCTTGTTTTAACCGATGGGAACGGCATTTTCATCAAGGATGACCGCGGGGAAGTTGTCGGCAGGATGTACGATATGGGAAGGACCAACGATTTTTATTATCTCGTGGCGTTTTTCCCCGAACCTCTGCAAGCCGACCGGATTACGATCGAAGGGCATCTTGTGCGGCTTGGTGATAAAATGCGCAATATACCCTCTATACAAGGCGATTGGAGCTTTTCGTTCGCCGTCGATATGAAAGAAGCCAAGAAACAAACGGTCGTTACTTCGCTGGCGGGCAGCTATACTACCCCGGACGGCATGACGGTTCGATTGAAGCGGCTGACCCGGATGGTGCAGGGCGTTCGCCTGGAGATGGATACGGAGCTAAGCGAGGAGGCGCTGGCCCGCTCCCCCGGAGAGTTGTGGAAGCAGCAGGGGTTAAGCTTTCACTTTGAGGATATGCAGGGAGAGGAAATTCATAGTGTCAATACAAGAAAATCGCCGTCTAAAGACAGCCTGATGACGCAATCCGGTATCCCCGGCGACAAAACAGGGCTAATGCATTGGAGTTATACGTTCAAATATTTGCCGCAGGACAGTCCCTACAAATTCATATTTGACGGCTATTTCGTTTCGGAGCGCGACGATGCGTCGGTTCAATTCGAGCCATTGCATCTGAAGGAGCGGCCCGTGCCTTTCCGCTTCGACGGCGATGAACTGATGTTACGGGACTTTACTGTGAAGTCACCGCCCGATACGAACAGCAAAGAGACCGAAGGCGCCTTGCATTTTGACGGGAGGCTGCGGAATGAAGATCGTTTCAGCGAATGGATATTAAAAACCCCGGATGGCCGTACCTACACGGTCAGCAAGCGAGGTGCTTCGACAACGGAGGCTTCGAGCTGGAAGGAAGGGCACATCCTCATGGGTGGACCGATGCAGGGAGGTTTATACCAATTTCGTGCCGCTGGTCTTACCCAAATACCGGACCGGCTGCAATTGATCCGCACGGTAGTGGACCGGCGATACACCAATGTGGACTGGGTCATCCCGATAAAAGAAGAAAGCAAAGGCCCCGGGAAATCAGATAAATAA
- a CDS encoding histidine phosphatase family protein: MDHITFVRHGNTNHNVENRAQGHLHNPLNETGLREAAAVAKRLSEEAWDVLVSSDLLRARQTAEIISEAIRLPIERFDIRLREKDRGQIVDTIEEERVAKWGPNWRELDLGEETDQSLRVRGMSVVSDMINQYPGKKILVVTHGYFLGQTLKELIRDESTGDHLRNTSVTTVVRNGKKWEYLLYDCVRHLESEKNTP, translated from the coding sequence ATGGATCACATCACCTTTGTCAGACATGGGAATACGAATCACAATGTGGAGAACCGGGCGCAGGGCCACCTTCATAATCCGCTTAACGAAACGGGCTTGCGGGAGGCGGCGGCCGTTGCAAAACGGCTGTCGGAGGAGGCATGGGACGTTCTCGTCTCCAGTGATTTGCTGCGGGCGCGTCAAACGGCGGAAATTATTTCCGAAGCGATCCGACTGCCGATCGAACGGTTCGATATTCGGCTTCGCGAAAAGGACCGCGGCCAGATCGTAGACACCATAGAAGAAGAACGCGTTGCGAAGTGGGGACCGAACTGGAGAGAGCTCGATCTTGGCGAGGAGACCGATCAATCGCTTCGGGTGCGCGGCATGAGCGTTGTGAGCGATATGATCAACCAGTATCCGGGCAAAAAAATACTCGTGGTTACCCACGGGTATTTTCTCGGCCAGACGCTCAAAGAATTGATACGGGACGAATCGACCGGCGATCATCTGCGAAATACTTCGGTTACGACCGTTGTGCGAAACGGCAAAAAGTGGGAATATTTGTTATACGATTGCGTGCGGCATCTGGAGAGTGAAAAAAATACCCCTTAG
- a CDS encoding carbohydrate ABC transporter permease has translation MVTNSAAHAAEAAKDRPVKRFRPGHLSNYMFVLPGVLFMVCFLVFPIVYNLLLSFQNVTLQNLKGAHEFVGWSNYSAVFKDELFGISFKNSAVFTGGSIAAQFLLGFVLALFFNRKFPGRDILRSVMLLSWMMPIVITATLFKWMLSGDHGVFNHILQSAGILDKPVFWLTEEKTALWGTVAANIWVGIPFNMVILLSGLQAMPDHLYEAAKIDGAGRLRQFASITLPLLRPTILVLLMLGIIYTFKVFDLIFIMTGGGPVNASTVFPMYAYRLAFVNFEFSLGAAVSSVMFGVLIAFAAVYLWLTRKEERL, from the coding sequence ATGGTAACCAATTCCGCGGCTCATGCGGCCGAAGCGGCGAAAGACAGGCCGGTCAAACGATTCCGGCCGGGCCACTTGAGCAATTATATGTTTGTGCTGCCGGGTGTGCTGTTTATGGTTTGTTTTCTGGTGTTTCCGATCGTGTACAACCTGCTGCTCAGCTTTCAGAACGTTACCCTCCAGAACCTGAAGGGCGCGCATGAGTTTGTCGGTTGGAGCAACTATAGCGCAGTATTTAAGGACGAATTATTCGGAATTTCCTTCAAAAACTCGGCGGTGTTTACCGGAGGCAGCATCGCCGCGCAATTTTTGCTCGGATTTGTGCTGGCTTTGTTTTTCAACCGGAAATTTCCCGGAAGGGACATCCTGCGTTCGGTCATGCTGCTGTCCTGGATGATGCCCATCGTCATTACGGCGACCTTGTTCAAATGGATGCTGTCCGGCGATCACGGCGTTTTCAACCATATTTTGCAGTCCGCAGGCATTCTCGATAAACCGGTGTTTTGGCTCACGGAAGAAAAAACGGCGCTTTGGGGAACCGTCGCTGCGAATATATGGGTGGGCATCCCGTTTAATATGGTCATCCTGCTGTCCGGGCTGCAGGCGATGCCGGACCATCTGTACGAAGCGGCCAAAATCGACGGGGCGGGAAGGCTGCGCCAGTTCGCGAGCATCACCTTGCCGCTGCTTAGGCCGACGATTTTGGTGCTCCTCATGTTGGGGATCATTTATACGTTTAAGGTGTTCGACCTGATTTTCATTATGACCGGGGGAGGGCCCGTTAACGCTTCGACAGTGTTCCCGATGTATGCGTACCGGCTGGCTTTCGTCAACTTTGAATTCAGCCTCGGCGCGGCGGTGTCCAGCGTCATGTTCGGGGTGCTGATCGCATTTGCGGCGGTCTACCTGTGGCTCACGCGGAAGGAGGAGCGGCTATGA